A single window of Nicotiana tomentosiformis chromosome 1, ASM39032v3, whole genome shotgun sequence DNA harbors:
- the LOC104117490 gene encoding uncharacterized protein At5g41620-like: MEREEKVEKERRNKKKQEEELLVVKLKQGVLVGKRGGNCTTPSPTWKIGLAQADGSLLQDLPFSSNSASISVRKLGANLWEFQPQVHKMSKIGPLPQNHKDKRSKLPSQPADSLDSPPQQPTSTSSLGRDIAASLRQHHHHLLAKNGGAQSLESPASYCSSMEMAPYKPVETPPSSKDLKGRSGKSSYSLKTSTELLKILNRIWSLEEKHVSNMSLVKALRKELDHSQRRVKELQEEKKRDREEIDDLTMLVADYRIGRKNKQHNRTEDAVKTLTVELQDERKLRKHSVNLHRKLARELAEVKSSFSNALKELEREREARIMLEELCDEFANGTKEYEQEVRFLKSKLKKDHTLTEEKDGLIIHICEAWLDERMQMKQAQNRHGLAEKKTTVDKLRSEIQTFLKARHSSDYKNNVLNLKGAKESCLRRHSLESFHLNNIASAPRIENEDGHSFANTIHASESNRGLHGKHDDSSCINQHEKNITESNPPQKKIETPVSKDPDVTSSRIQPEEKLFESMVVKETPVEGNDSCVLDISVTKQRKSQKRKNDRMKTGSSLLNNLLRDHSLPSEAKSLKNDDKHMEHSFDPTTFTGPTSPVQKWTSKLTAPDLEVVESSSKLPLGVKENTLKAKLLEARLERQQLRPRTTKGLSEVS, from the exons ATGGAGAGAGAGGAAAAGGTAGAAAAAGAGAGAAGGAATAAGAAAAAGCAAGAAGAGGAATTGTTGGTAGTAAAGTTGAAACAAGGTGTTTTAGTGGGGAAAAGAGGGGGTAATTGTACTACTCCTTCACCTACATGGAAAATTGGGTTGGCTCAAGCTGATGGTTCTCTACTTCAAGATTTGCCTTTTTCTTCCAATTCTGCTTCAATCTCTGTCAGAAAACTTGGTGCCAATCTCTGGGAATTTCAACCCCAAGTCCATAAGATGAGCAAGATTGGCCCTCTTCCTCAAAATCACAAAGACAAACGTTCTAAGCTTCCCAGCCAACCAGCTGACTCACTAGATAGCCCACCACAACAG CCAACAAGCACCAGTAGTCTAGGACGGGACATTGCAGCATCACTTAGACAGCATCATCATCATTTACTTGCGAAGAATGGGGGCGCTCAATCGCTTGAATCTCCTGCAAGTTACTGTAGCTCAATGGAG ATGGCTCCTTATAAACCTGTTGAGACTCCGCCCAGCTCAAAGGACCTTAAAGGTAGAAGTGGAAAGTCAAGCTACAGCCTTAAAACATCAACGGAGTTACTTAAGATACTTAATAGGATTTGGAGTCTTGAAGAAAAACATGTATCAAACATGTCGTTGGTGAAAGCATTGAGAAAAGAACTCGATCACTCTCAAAGACGTGTAAAGGAActacaagaagaaaaaaaaagagacagAGAAGAAATAGATGACTTGACGATGCTAGTTGCTGATTACAGAATTGGAAGAAAGAACAAGCAGCATAACAGAACCGAAGATGCAGTCAAGACACTGACTGTTGAGTTACAAGATGAAAGAAAGTTGAGGAAACACTCAGTAAATCTTCACCGTAAGCTTGCTCGAGAGCTTGCCGAAGTCAAATCCTCTTTCTCTAATGCTTTAAAAGAACTTGAAAGAGAACGGGAGGCACGGATTATGCTAGAAGAATTATGTGATGAGTTTGCCAATGGAACTAAGGAGTATGAACAAGAAGTGCGGTTCTTGAAAAGCAAACTGAAAAAGGATCACACATTGACCGAAGAGAAGGATGGATTGATCATCCATATTTGTGAAGCCTGGTTAGATGAGAGGATGCAAATGAAGCAAGCCCAAAATCGTCATGGTCTTGCAGAAAAGAAAACAACTGTGGACAAGTTGAGGTCCGAAATACAAACTTTTCTTAAAGCTAGACATTCTAGTGATTACAAGAATAATGTCTTAAACCTAAAAGGAGCAAAGGAAAGCTGCTTACGCAGGCATTCTTTGGAATCCTTTCACTTGAACAATATTGCAAGTGCACCCAGAATAGAGAATGAAGATGGTCATTCATTTGCTAACACTATCCATGCTTCTGAATCAAATAGAGGTTTGCATGGAAAGCATGATGACAGTAGCTGCATCAACCAACATGAGAAAAACATAACTGAATCCAATCCACCACAGAAAAAGATTGAAACTCCAGTTTCAAAGGACCCTGATGTGACTAGCTCAAGAATCCAACCTGAAGAGAAACTCTTTGAGTCAATGGTGGTTAAAGAGACTCCTGTTGAAGGTAATGATTCATGTGTGCTTGATATAAGTGTCACTAAACAAAGAAAATCCCAGAAAAGAAAGAATGATCGAATGAAAACTGGAAGTTCGTTGCTGAACAACTTGCTTAGGGATCATTCATTGCCTTCAGAAGCTAAGTCACTTAAAAATGATGATAAGCATATGGAACATTCTTTTGATCCAACGACGTTTACTGGCCCTACAAGTCCAGTGCAGAAGTGGACATCAAAATTAACAGCCCCGGATCTTGAGGTGGTTGAATCTTCTTCAAAATTACCGCTAGGTGTAAAAGAGAATACACTGAAGGCAAAGCTGCTAGAAGCCAGGCTGGAAAGACAGCAGTTGCGGCCAAGAACTACAAAAGGTTTGTCTGAGGTTTCTTGA